TCTAGCTCACCACGGTGGAGGGGTTGAAGCTTGCCGCACTCGGCTTTGCCAAGGACGCGGCGAAGTTGTCGTGCTCCGCTGGCTAAGATAACCGCGGTTTAATCACGAGAACTCAGCATGGCGCCAAGTGGGGTGGAGCAGCATCGGTCGCGATCATACGACGACTATCGACTACTATCAGCAGGACGATATCGCCTTTGGTACGCGGCTCTATCCTGCTTACGCTACAGTACTACCCCTCACGCCCGCTCGAGATTTTATATCATGGTAATGCGCTGATTTTTCGTTGCAAATTTTTTCCTCGCATCCCAAAGAACCGTATCCCCGATCCGCAGAAATTCGCGCTCTTGATTTCAAAGAGGAATTTCGACGACTCGCGATTTGCCCGGTTTCGGCGACTATCGGCATCGATCGGTCGATTTTTTCGAAACTCCGGCAAACGTGGTGTTATCTCCCTGGTCGGAAAAATCCAGCGGGGAGTCACGAGCGAACCGGGAAGGCGCTGGCGGTCGATCCCCAGTCGATCGAGGCGCTGAGCTCATTGGCAAGTTCGCTCACAGGCCGAGTCCTTGATGGAATGACCGACACCCCTACTGCGGACGTTCGCGCCGCTCGGATGACCAAGCTCCCAGCGTTTGCTTCGCGAGCGCCTGACGTGGCGGACGAAACTCCGCTTCGTCGGGAGCTCGTCTTCGTCGTTCCCGGCCGGCTCGATCAATTTACCGGCGGATATCTGTTCGACCGTCACATTGTCGAGGGTTTGCGCGCGCGGGGCCGGGTCGTTCAGGTCATCGAGCTGACCGGAGGGCGTCGAAAGGCAAACGCGGTGGTGCTCGCCGGCGTGGCCGACGGCACGGAGACAGTTGTCGACGGCCTCGCCCTTGCCAATCTCGGAAAGGTGGTGGCGGCGCAGGCGCGCCGCCTGCGGCTCGTCGCATTCGTCCACGGCCCGCTGGCGCAGGAAAGCGGCCTTCCGCCGGCCCGGGCGAAGCAGGCCGGAAACGCGCGCTTGGAAGCAGGTTCGCGCTACGGCACGGGTAAGGTGGTGCCGCCGGAAAGCGCGAAGGCGCTTCTCGAAGCGGTCATCCGCCCGGGCGACCGGGTCTGCCTCGAAGGCGACAACCAGAAGCAAGCTGACTTCCTCGCCGAGATCCTGGCAGGCGTCGACCCGT
The sequence above is a segment of the Candidatus Binataceae bacterium genome. Coding sequences within it:
- a CDS encoding malonate decarboxylase subunit alpha, with product MTKLPAFASRAPDVADETPLRRELVFVVPGRLDQFTGGYLFDRHIVEGLRARGRVVQVIELTGGRRKANAVVLAGVADGTETVVDGLALANLGKVVAAQARRLRLVAFVHGPLAQESGLPPARAKQAGNARLEAGSRYGTGKVVPPESAKALLEAVIRPGDRVCLEGDNQKQADFLAEILAGVDPSRIHDLHIVPAMFPIWRPDQRQFTVTKPSQHRYFG